From Methanocorpusculum vombati, one genomic window encodes:
- a CDS encoding type IV pilin N-terminal domain-containing protein, giving the protein MDDCLRLYGVSGTKNGLRKQKAGSKSRRTVMHVPDDGVTPVIAVAMLIGMVAVAGIIISIAMFAALGDASGTLPDVRFQASADGKSLYHAGGDALPLKSLVFYDKGMMLIPNFQLIKGGSTEAASLEEQDVWETGDRIQFDELEGLSIVGLDSRGNPALLWRGVNAMVLPVGDMVPDVWEDLPISPIQPGMKYTMYVNTTWEELLEMARNSSKNGINIGQKQVVNNTGHQEYWYIGWSNAWLSKTDGENHISIEDYVARLPSSMFKMDFTNIRNSTDIIQGPKWKPGKAPEAGTLFEDDDGVLYVWYGGKISDNDSWSTKINEAHWNLVGIRNS; this is encoded by the coding sequence ATGGACGATTGTCTGCGGCTGTATGGTGTCTCTGGCACGAAGAATGGATTGAGAAAACAGAAAGCGGGGAGTAAAAGCCGGAGAACGGTAATGCATGTACCGGATGACGGGGTTACTCCGGTAATTGCCGTTGCGATGCTGATTGGCATGGTGGCGGTAGCGGGGATTATCATCAGTATTGCCATGTTTGCGGCGCTGGGGGATGCGTCGGGGACACTGCCGGACGTACGGTTTCAGGCGTCGGCGGATGGAAAGAGTCTTTATCATGCGGGCGGGGATGCGCTGCCGCTGAAGAGTCTGGTGTTTTATGATAAAGGGATGATGCTGATTCCGAATTTTCAGCTGATAAAGGGCGGAAGTACTGAGGCAGCATCTCTTGAGGAACAGGATGTGTGGGAAACCGGGGACCGGATTCAGTTTGATGAGCTTGAGGGTCTGTCGATTGTCGGCTTGGACAGCCGTGGTAATCCTGCATTGCTGTGGCGGGGAGTGAATGCAATGGTGCTGCCGGTTGGGGATATGGTGCCGGATGTGTGGGAGGATCTGCCGATATCCCCAATACAACCTGGGATGAAATATACTATGTATGTAAATACAACATGGGAGGAATTGTTGGAAATGGCAAGGAATAGTTCGAAAAATGGTATAAATATTGGACAAAAGCAGGTTGTAAATAATACTGGGCATCAGGAATACTGGTACATTGGATGGTCTAATGCATGGTTATCCAAAACGGATGGCGAAAATCACATCTCCATTGAGGACTATGTAGCAAGACTACCAAGTAGCATGTTCAAAATGGATTTTACAAATATACGTAACAGTACGGACATTATTCAAGGACCAAAGTGGAAACCGGGGAAAGCTCCAGAAGCAGGAACATTATTTGAAGATGATGATGGGGTTCTTTATGTTTGGTATGGTGGGAAAATATCTGATAACGATTCGTGGTCAACAAAAATAAATGAAGCGCACTGGAATTTGGTTGGAATACGTAATTCCTGA